GATCTGGCAAACGAACTTCCCCTACACAGCGCCAGGCCCAGGCTCAGCGCCCGTGCCCGAGCCAAATGCTGTTGCGCTCGCCCTACTGAGTGCGTTTGGCCTGTTGTTCGCCCGAAGAATGCGAGCATCGGCGGTCTAAGTTCGATGCCGAAGATTTGAATAGCGCAATCGCGATCGGGTCGGCCGCGGCTTAGCCCGCAGCGGTTTAGGCCGCGGCCGCTTTCGGAACAGAGAAGCGGCGCTTTACTAATCGATGGATTGTCGTTTGCCGTTGGGAGGATTTGTAATGAACCGTCAGTTGCAGCGAACGAGGAAGCGATCTGGAACCGTGGGGTTTACGCTCGTGGAACTACTTGTCGTGATCGCGATCATCGGCATTTTGATCGCGCTGCTTTTGCCCGCCGTCCAAGCGGCGCGCGAGGCAGCACGACGATCGCAATGCATCAATAATTTGAAACAGTTGGCGCTAGCGCATTTGAACCACGAAAGTGCGCACAAGAAAATGCCCGCGGGCGGGTGGACCTATTGGTGGGTTGGCGATCCGGACATGGGTTATGGCCGAAATCAACCCGGTAGTTGGTGCTACAATATCACCCCGTTTCTCGAGGAAACCAGCAGCCGCCAGACCGGTGCTGGGCTGCCCCCAACCGAAAAGGAAGCCGCCATGGTCAATCTGATCAGGCAACCGGTTTCGGCGTTTTATTGCCCGTCGCGTCGCCCAGTCGGCGTGTATCCAGGAGGCAGTGGGATCAACGCTCGCATTGCTCCCGGAACTCCCAATCTCGTGGCGAAGACCGACTATGCCGCCAACGGTGGCACATGGCGTCCACGTCCGAATACCTGGTTCGATTGGTGTGCCGCAACGAATGGTACGACGGTTGACGTTGCCATCAAGAAATTTGATGCAAGAAAAAAATGGCCCGACACGAGCAAATGCGATGGAACATTGTGCGGCGCAAGGAATCTGAAAATTGCGGAAATTCTCGACGGCACATCAAAAACGTATCTGCTCGGTGAAAAATACATGAACCCGCAGTTCTACGATAATGGCCAAGATTCTGGCGACAACGAAACTTTGTTTGGCGGCTACGATTGGGACAACGTACGTTGGACAACCGACCCGGATCTCAATCCGCCACAAAGCTATTATCCGCCTCTGCAAGATCGAGCAGGGTTCAGTGACTCGTGGCGCTTTGGCAGCGCTCATGCGGGAATCGTGAATTTCGCGATGTGCGATGGCAGCGTGCGTCCGATCAGCGTCGATGTCAATATCATCTCGCATATCCGACTATCGTCGCGTGCCGACGGTGGTACAATCGACGACTCCGCAAACTAGAGGTTTTTTCGA
This window of the Pirellulales bacterium genome carries:
- a CDS encoding DUF1559 domain-containing protein; the encoded protein is MNRQLQRTRKRSGTVGFTLVELLVVIAIIGILIALLLPAVQAAREAARRSQCINNLKQLALAHLNHESAHKKMPAGGWTYWWVGDPDMGYGRNQPGSWCYNITPFLEETSSRQTGAGLPPTEKEAAMVNLIRQPVSAFYCPSRRPVGVYPGGSGINARIAPGTPNLVAKTDYAANGGTWRPRPNTWFDWCAATNGTTVDVAIKKFDARKKWPDTSKCDGTLCGARNLKIAEILDGTSKTYLLGEKYMNPQFYDNGQDSGDNETLFGGYDWDNVRWTTDPDLNPPQSYYPPLQDRAGFSDSWRFGSAHAGIVNFAMCDGSVRPISVDVNIISHIRLSSRADGGTIDDSAN